Proteins found in one Planococcus citri chromosome 2, ihPlaCitr1.1, whole genome shotgun sequence genomic segment:
- the LOC135834177 gene encoding uncharacterized protein LOC135834177 has translation MANRRTIEQLRKLRDNVIIVFDNTRTWADNPQTSKSAPELRRRIRHLEEQFGLFASYNNNILTTEGNDTESDCAVTAVTAESKYFEIISKLETLLEQATPEPSNEGSEYRSCSAADNSVQLPKLNLPKFSNKSEDWASFFQRFQSGVRSPRLDDLHRHEHLLSCLTGESADLVQNIHVEAGSYAVVTEILKRRYENKRLNLRLHLQKLFELGEVKENDPESLRKLANTALISIRAVENMGFKRDALSNELIVQLIVTKLDSRSRELWETSLNNEQAVDNAESDVDSYSELIKFLENRIRVVSSVFVTASKQNAAANTRQHPQRTSGAATALVTQSASSNLSSAQSMVGGGDSVVRMCPCCNQVHPLYHCDAFKRLPIQERYQRVRDAKLCVNCFRGGHWAKVCRSSKCKQCGKAHHTLLHPLESNNAHQPPPSSAAAPTPPSGTPSTTNQTSEPPKPTQSVSANATFLSAVTQRQLREVLLSTAGVRLASATHHINATALLDGASHVTLLTKDIAQKLNLKLNKSSVVISGVGGARSSANSTTTIKLTSRNGEFSVNLHAIVVDSITDPLPSVSFTPPFAQRYHLADPRYHESKVIDLLIGVDHLYQILQPSMITQPNRPTLISSQLGWLLAGPYSTSSIEPSVRCLHAKLTQPEVDSITEFLGLNEPPRVKDTRSVDELECERIFVETHKRDPVSGRFIVKLPRRSDRILGESRQLAINRLKRTCVSAEYREFLREYEALGHLTRCAPPLPNQITYYIPHHAVYHNGKIRVVFDASMKTTNGVSLNDTLLVGPTLQAPLFIIFLRFRMFLYAFTADIIKMYRQMWVPDEDRDLQRIVIYENGEIIDCQLNTITYGTSSAPHSAIRTIFQLADDGESEFPAAAAVLRKNTYVDDTLSGADSLEAVKNLIDQLVALLRTAGMELGKWRFSGELADHAPLCGSSVGRTLGVEWDSAGDFFSFPSLANVTVPEKTVKKRIALSKVSSIFDPLGFLAPLAITGKLLIQELWTDNLDWDENVSADFQQRFNRFLNDITASSSLQFPRYVGNAESVHLELHGFSDVSKEAYAACIYARILKENAPPVVRLIASKTRVVPQRQPRTIPELELCAAALLTKLFEPVITTLGCNRDRCYAYTDSTIVLAYLAKEPGHWTQFVANRVKNIIRTFPAEKWRHVAGEINPADLATRQKSFTELESRFDLWLHGPEFLHELKIPPNHLSREFGEEIFQATLVYVHVNTVLDEIPPQYADFARYVINQYSDLSKVLSIITAWLHIKDFFLSRVRKTPPPSGSFSAAEYRRAELELALKAQHETYPKEFDKLNAKRPLPSRSRLTSLSPFLEKGLIRVGGRIERADLPYHQRHPVIIPANHRFTHLLIRDCHRRFAHTGPQFITAYLRRRYWLIGNLNAQIQQVIRTCAKCARFRRNAHRNPPMADLPADRVRPSPPFSIVGVDYAGPFNPAFLAALKRFAARRGCPLTIYSDNGTNFTGTANELNDKFNELAKSTEIQNFSSPAPIEWRFNPSAAPHMGGLWEAAVRIMKNHLYKTIGDTALTTDEFGTLLCHIESIMNSRPIVPLRDPASSFDALTPGHFLIGRPLVAVSDDTSNSDVSHYRTRWDLVTQLRNAIWLRWKPEVLTSLQKRVKWTASTRQFEINDIVILSKEETAPLQWPLGRIIHTYPDSQGTVRSVDVICRNGTVLKRPVHNLIPLIDVDEVSTPDGTSADGGGM, from the exons ATGGCGAATAGACGCACCATCGAGCAGCTCCGTAAACTACGCGACAACGTTATTATCGTATTCGACAACACCCGTACCTGGGCAGACAATCCGCAAACGAGTAAATCTGCTCCCGAGCTCCGACGACGTATCCGACACCTGGAAGAACAATTTGGTTTGTTTGCTTCTTATAATAACAATATTCTTACCACCGAAGGTAACGACACAGAGTCAGATTGCGCAGTTACAGCTGTAACTGCCGAATCCAAGTACTTCGAAATCATATCAAAGTTAGAAACGCTTCTCGAGCAGGCTACACCCGAACCGAGCAACGAAGGCTCCGAATACCGTAGTTGCTCCGCAGCCGATAATTCAGTTCAGTTACCCAAGTTGAATCTGCCCAAGTTCTCGAACAAGTCCGAGGATTGGGCCAGTTTCTTTCAACGATTCCAGAGTGGCGTTCGTAGCCCTCGTTTAGACGACCTGCACCGTCACGAGCATCTGCTGTCCTGTCTAACTGGCGAGTCAGCTGACCTCGTTCAGAACATCCACGTCGAAGCTGGTAGTTATGCGGTTGTAACCGAAATCCTAAAACGTCGATACGAGAACAAGCGCTTGAATCTTCGCCTTCACCTCCAGAAACTTTTCGAACTGGGTGAGGTGAAAGAAAACGATCCTGAATCGCTCCGTAAACTCGCCAATACTGCGTTGATCAGTATTCGAGCCGTCGAAAACATGGGCTTCAAACGTGATGCCCTGTCTAACGAACTTATCGTCCAGCTCATCGTTACAAAACTCGATTCGCGCAGCCGTGAGCTCTGGGAGACGTCCCTCAACAACGAGCAAGCTGTCGATAATGCCGAATCGGACGTAGACTCGTACAGTGAGCTGATCAAGTTCCTAGAAAACCGTATTCGAGTCGTTTCCTCAGTATTTGTAACCGCGTCGAAGCAGAACGCCGCAGCCAATACTAGACAACATCCTCAACGCACGAGTGGCGCCGCCACTGCGTTAGTAACACAATCCGCATCATCGAACCTGTCTTCAGCGCAATCTATGGTTGGCGGCGGTGATTCAGTCGTCAGAATGTGTCCGTGTTGTAACCAGGTTCATCCACTCTACCACTGCGACGCCTTCAAACGTCTACCGATTCAAGAACGCTACCAGCGCGTTCGCGACGCGAAGCTATGCGTTAATTGCTTCCGTGGCGGTCATTGGGCGAAGGTGTGTCGCTCGAGTAAATGCAAGCAGTGCGGCAAAGCGCATCACACGTTGTTACATCCGCTCGAGTCCAATAATGCGCATCAACCGCCTCCATCTTCGGCGGCGGCACCTACGCCACCTTCCGGTACTCCTAGCACTACAAATCAGACATCCGAACCTCCGAAACCGACTCAGTCAGTGTCCGCAAATGCGACATTTCTATCAGCAGTGACGCAGCGACAGCTCCGCGAAGTATTATTGAGTACCGCTGGTGTCCGCCTCGCCTCTGCGACCCATCATATCAACGCAACTGCTTTGCTTGATGGCGCTTCGCACGTTACTTTACTCACAAAAGATATCGCGCAGAAATTGAACTTGAAGCTCAATAAATCGTCGGTAGTTATCAGTGGCGTTGGTGGAGCGCGGTCTTCAGCCAACTCAACTACCACTATCAAGCTTACATCGCGCAACGGTGAATTCTCCGTTAATCTACACGCAATAGTGGTAGATTCGATCACCGATCCGTTACCATCAGTATCGTTTACGCCTCCCTTTGCCCAACGCTACCATCTCGCTGATCCGCGATATCACGAgtcaaaggtcattgacctactcATTGGAGTTGATCATTTGTACCAAATCCTCCAACCGTCAATGATTACGCAACCGAATCGACCAACGCTCATCTCGTCTCAGCTTGGATGGCTCCTCGCCGGTCCATACTCAACGTCATCGATTGAACCGAGTGTGCGCTGCCTTCATGCGAAGTTGACGCAACCAGAAGTGGACTCAATCACAGAGTTCTTAGGCCTCAACGAGCCACCGCGCGTCAAGGACACCAGGTCAGTTGACGAACTCGAGTGTGAACGAATATTCGTTGAGACACATAAGCGTGATCCAGTCTCAGGCCGTTTTATCGTAAAGCTACCACGACGATCCGACAGGATTCTTGGTGAATCGCGCCAGCTAGCCATCAACCGTCTGAAACGCACTTGCGTTTCAGCAGAGTACCGTGAATTCTTACGCGAATACGAAGCGCTTGGTCATTTGACGCGCTGCGCACCTCCACTACCAAACCAGATTACCTACTACATCCCACATCACGCTGTTTACCACAATGGGAAGATTCGAGTTGTATTCGATGCTTCAATGAAGACGACAAATGGCGTCTCATTGAACGACACACTGTTAGTGGGCCCAACGTTGCAGGCGCCACTATTCATTATCTTTCTCCGCTTCCGAATGTTCTTATACGCATTCACCGCCGATATAATCAAAATGTACCGCCAGATGTGGGTACCAGACGAAGACCGTGACCTTCAGCGCATCGTTATCTACGAAAATGGCGAGATAATCGACTGCCAACTGAACACCATTACCTATGGAACGAGCTCCGCGCCGCATTCCGCGATTcgaacgatttttcaacttgctgATGATGGCGAGTCAGAATTTCCAGCGGCGGCGGCAGTTCTGCGTAAAAATACATACGTCGACGATACACTGAGTGGTGCCGACTCGTTGGAAGCTGTGAAAAACCTCATCGACCAGTTAGTCGCTTTGTTACGTACTGCTGGCATGGAGCTAGGCAAATGGCGCTTCTCCGGTGAGCTGGCAGACCACGCACCTCTCTGTGGCTCGTCAGTAGGTCGCACTCTTGGAGTCGAATGGGACTCAGCTGGTGACTtcttcagttttccatctctgGCCAACGTCACAGTTCCAGAAAAAACCGTAAAGAAACGTATCGCACTCTCAAAGGTATCCAGTATCTTCGATCCGTTGGGATTTCTCGCACCTCTCGCAATCACCGGCAAGCTTCTCATCCAAGAGCTGTGGACAGATAATCTAGACTGGGACGAAAACGTCTCCGCCGATTTCCAACAGCGTTTCAATCGTTTTCTCAACGATATCACTGCATCCTCTAGCCTACAGTTTCCTCGCTACGTAGGAAATGCCGAATCCGTTCATCTTGAGCTGCATGGGTTTTCAGATGTGAGTAAGGAAGCATATGCTGCCTGTATCTACGCTCGCATTCTCAAGGAGAATGCGCCACCAGTTGTGCGGCTGATCGCGTCTAAAACGCGCGTTGTGCCCCAACGCCAACCACGTACGATTCCGGAGTTGGAGCTCTGCGCTGCTGCACTCCTGACCAAACTTTTCGAACCAGTTATTACAACCCTAGGTTGTAACCGAGATCGCTGCTACGCTTACACCGATTCGACAATAGTGTTGGCGTACCTCGCCAAAGAACCAGGTCATTGGACCCAATTCGTCGCAAACCGAGTGAAGAACATCATTCGCACATTTCCAGCTGAAAAATGGCGACATGTTGCAGGCGAAATCAATCCAGCCGACTTGGCCACACGTCAAAAATCGTTTACCGAACTCGAATCACGTTTTGATCTCTGGCTCCATGGTCCAGAGTTCCTTCACGAGTTGAAGATACCACCGAATCATCTCTCACGCGAATTTGGAGAAGAGATTTTCCAGGCAACGCTAGTATATGTTCATGTGAACACAGTACTGGATGAAATACCTCCCCAATACGCAGATTTCGCCAGATACGTCATCAACCAGTACTCGGACCTCAGTAAAGTCCTGAGTATCATCACCGCTTGGCTCCACATCAAGGACTTCTTCCTCTCACGAGTCAGAAAAACGCCGCCTCCGAGCGGAAGTTTCTCTGCTGCTGAATATCGACGCGCCGAACTTGAATTGGCCCTGAAAGCTCAGCACGAGACCTACCCAAAGGAATTTGACAAGCTGAACGCCAAGCGACCGCTTCCAAGTCGCAGTCGACTCACGTCACTGTCTCCCTTTCTCGAGAAGGGACTTATACGCGTCGGTGGCCGCATCGAACGTGCGGACCTACCATACCATCAACGTCATCCGGTAATCATTCCGGCAAACCATCGATTCACGCATTTGCTGATTCGAGATTGCCATCGCCGATTTGCACACACCGGACCTCAGTTCATCACCGCTTATCTACGCCGCAGATACTGGCTCATCGGTAACCTGAATGCTCAAATTCAGCAGGTTATACGTACCTGCGCCAAATGCGCACGATTTCGTCGAAACGCTCACCGAAATCCGCCGATGGCCGATTTGCCAGCTGACAGAGTTCGCCCATCACCGCCATTTTCCATCGTTGGTGTCGACTACGCCGGCCCATTCAATC CGGCGTTTCTCGCCGCATTGAAACGTTTTGCAGCACGCCGTGGCTGCCCGCTAACCATCTACTCGGATAACGGCACCAATTTCACCGGCACcgccaacgaattgaatgaCAAGTTCAACGAACTTGCCAAATCCACCGAGATACAAAATTTCTCATCGCCAGCTCCGATCGAATGGCGCTTCAACCCCTCTGCTGCGCCGCACATGGGCGGATTATGGGAAGCTGCCGTACGCATTATGAAGAATCACCTGTACAAAACGATTGGTGACACAGCACTCACCACCGACGAATTTGGTACTCTTCTGTGCCACATCGAATCGATTATGAATTCGCGTCCGATTGTACCACTGCGCGATCCAGCCTCCAGCTTCGATGCCCTGACACCTGGGCACTTTTTAATCGGACGTCCGCTCGTAGCTGTCTCAGATGACACATCCAACAGCGACGTCTCCCACTACCGAACGCGCTGGGACCTTGTAACCCAACTGCGCAACGCTATTTGGCTACGTTGGAAGCCAGAAGTCCTAACCTCCCTGCAGAAACGGGTCAAATGGACTGCTTCAACTCGTCAGTTCGAGATTAACGACATTGTAATCCTCAGCAAAGAGGAGACCGCACCTTTGCAGTGGCCATTAGGCCGAATCATTCATACGTATCCAGATAGTCAAGGTACAGTGCGCTCCGTCGACGTCATTTGCCGTAACGGCACTGTTTTGAAGCGCCCTGTCCATAATCTGATACCGCTCATCGACGTAGATGAAGTTTCGACGCCGGATGGTACCAGCGCCGACGGCGGCGGGATGTAA